GTTACACCTTGTTGATTTAGATGGCGCAAAAGATATTACAAAACGCCAACTAGGCGTGATTGAAGGTTTAATCAAAAACACCCCTGCTAAAGTACAAGTTGGTGGCGGCGTGCGTACAGAAGCTGACGTAAAAGGTTTACTAGACGCAGGTGCTCATCGTGTTGTTATCGGTTCAACGGCGGTTAAAGAGCCAGAGATGGTTGCAGGTTGGATGGAAAAATACGGCCCAGAGCATATCGTGTTAGCCTTAGACATCAATATTGATGCTAAAGGTAACAAAATCGTTGCGGTTTCAGGTTGGCAAGAAGCTAGCGGTCAAACGATTGAGTCGCTATTAGAGATCTACATGAAAGTAGGTTTAAAACACGTATTATGTACTGATATTTCTAAAGACGGCACATTAACTGGCTCAAACGTTGATCTATACAAAGAAATGGTAGTCGCTTTTCCAAGTGTTTCTTGGCAAGCGTCGGGTGGGATCGGCTCGTTAGCTGATATTGCAGATGTTGCTCGTTCAGGTGCTCAAGGAATGATCGTAGGACGTGCATTACTTGAAGGCAAGTTCACAGTAGAAGAAGCGATTAACTGCTGGCAGAATGCTTAATAAGCCTGTTTTAATCTAAAAAGCTTATAACTAAATAAAAATTAAATAAATGATTACGACTGAATATTTATATATTCGGTCGTAATTATTTTAATCTATAGTCGAAATATTAACTGCTCGACGGTAAAACCCAATCTTTGCGTGCAAAATGACAAGTGTAGCCATTAGGTAATCGTTGTAAATAATCCTGATGTTCAGGCTCAGCTTCCCAGAAGTCCCCGGCTGGTTCTAATTCTGTCACAACCACACCTGGCCATATGCCTGATGCATTAACATCAGAGATGGTTTTTATTGATTCTTGTAACTGACTTTCCGAAGTGTAATAAATAGCTGAACGATAAGACGCACCTAGATCATTACCTTGTCTTAACTTGGTAGAGGGATCGTGTATTTGAAAAAAGAACTCAAGTAACTTTCTGAAACTAATTTCATGATTATCAAATGTAATTTCAATACCTTCAGCATGTGTCCCGTGATCTCTATAAGTTGCATTAGCAACGTCACCACCGGTATAACCAACCCTAGTGGTTTCTACCCCAGGTAATTTACGGATTAAATCCTGCATTCCCCAAAAACAACCACCTGCTAATACTGCAATTTCTTTACTCATTATAATTCCTCAATTGTGCTGAATATTATTAAGTTTATGAATATACATAAACTTTAAATTAGATGATACCCGTTACCATTCAAGGTACAAAATTTAGCATGCGTTGAAGTGAACAGA
Above is a genomic segment from Psychromonas sp. L1A2 containing:
- the hisA gene encoding 1-(5-phosphoribosyl)-5-[(5-phosphoribosylamino)methylideneamino]imidazole-4-carboxamide isomerase; protein product: MIIPALDLIDGKVVRLYQGDYDQKTVYSDDPQSLYTIYNEQGANWLHLVDLDGAKDITKRQLGVIEGLIKNTPAKVQVGGGVRTEADVKGLLDAGAHRVVIGSTAVKEPEMVAGWMEKYGPEHIVLALDINIDAKGNKIVAVSGWQEASGQTIESLLEIYMKVGLKHVLCTDISKDGTLTGSNVDLYKEMVVAFPSVSWQASGGIGSLADIADVARSGAQGMIVGRALLEGKFTVEEAINCWQNA
- the msrA gene encoding peptide-methionine (S)-S-oxide reductase MsrA, which encodes MSKEIAVLAGGCFWGMQDLIRKLPGVETTRVGYTGGDVANATYRDHGTHAEGIEITFDNHEISFRKLLEFFFQIHDPSTKLRQGNDLGASYRSAIYYTSESQLQESIKTISDVNASGIWPGVVVTELEPAGDFWEAEPEHQDYLQRLPNGYTCHFARKDWVLPSSS